The Pseudomonas fluorescens nucleotide sequence CCATTACCAGGCGGATGAAGTGAAATGAGCATTAAGGTGATGTATTTCGCCCGTTATCGGGAAGCTCTGGGTGTTGATGCCGAGAAGCTCGAGGGTTCGTTCGCTACCCTGGATGACGTACGCAAGGCACTGGTCGCAAAGGGCGGCAAGCATGATGTGCTGAGCGAACAGAACCTGATGTGCGCGCGTAACGAAGAGCTGTGCAAGCTGGATGAGCCGCTCGAAGACGGTGACGAAGTGGCGTTCTTCCCGCCCGTGACCGGAGGCTGAGCATGAGCGTTCGAGTCCAGAGCGAACCCTTTGATCCGGGTGTCGAAGTCAATGCCATGCACGCGGCGAATGTCGGCGTTGGTGCGGTGGTCGGCTTTGTTGGCTATGTGCGCGACTTCAATGATGGCCAGGAAGTGGCGGGGATGTTCCTCGAACACTACCCGGGCATGACCGAAAAGGCCCTGGCCAAGATCGTGGTTGAAGCCGAGGCGCGCTGGCCACTGCTCAAGGTCGAGGTGCTGCACCGCATCGGCGGCCTTGAACCGGGTGAGCCGATCGTTTTTGTCGGTGTTGCCAGTGCCCATCGCCAGGCCGCGTTCGACGCCTGCAACTTCATCATGGACTACCTCAAGACCCGCGCGCCGTTCTGGAAGAAGGAACAGACCGGGGTCGGCCCGCGCTGGGTTGAAGGCAAGCAGAGTGATGAAGAGGCTGCAGGGCGCTGGTAACCCTGATCGCGGGGCAAGCCCGCTCCTACAGGAGGCTCATTGTGGGAGCGGCGGTGCGGCGATCCGACTTGACCCGTGATGCTTCTGCTTATTGAGTTTTTATACAAAAAAGTCCAGTATGGAATTATAAGTACAAAATAATTCCAGGCCGACCCTTGCCTGCCCCTATTCCTCTGTCTTGCAACACACCTCCAACAACGAGCGAGAGAGACCCGTCATGAACAAGTTCACCCTGATCAGCGGTCTGGCCCTGAGCCTGATGGCCAGCAGCAGTCTGTTCGCCGCTGGGGATACCCTGCGTATCGGCATCGAAGCCGCCTACCCACCCTTTGCCTCGAAGAATGACAAGGGCCAGATCGTCGGTTTCGACTACGACATCGGCAATGCCCTGTGTGCCCAGATGCAGGTCAAGTGTGAGTGGAAAGAGGTCGAGTTCGACGGTCTGATCCCTTCGCTGAAAGTGAAGAAAATCGACGCCGCCCTGTCGTCGATGACCATCAGCGAAGAACGCAAGAAATCCGTGGACTTCACCCACAAGTACTATTTCACTTCATCGCGGCTGGTGATGAAGAAAGGCGCGGTGGTCGATGACCAGTACGCGAGCCTCAAGGGCAAGACGGTTGGCGTGCAGCGCGCGACCACCACTGATCGTTACGCCAGCGAAGTGTTCGAACCCAAGGGCATCAAGGTCAAGCGCTACGGCAACAACGAAGAAATCTACATGGACCTGGCATCCGGTCGGGTCGATGCGATTTTTGCCGACACCATCCCGCTGGAAGACTTCCTGTCCATGCCACGTGGTGCGGACTACGCCTTTACCGGCCCAGAGCTGAAAGATCCGAAATACGTCGGTGAAGGCGCCGGGATTGCCGTGCGCAAGGGCAACGGCGAGCTGGTCAGCAGGCTCAACCAGGCCATCGACGATATCCGTGCCAACGGCGAATACCAGAAGATCCAGGCCAGGTACTTCAAATCCGATATCTACGGCGACTGATCGCCGTTGTACTCAAGGCCTGGCGCTGATCAGGCCTTGAGTTCCTTCAGGTGCTTGTACACCGTCGCCCGTCCCATCCCCAGCACATTGGCCACATAGTTGGCCGCACTCTTGCCCTTGAACGCGCCTTCGGCATGCAGGGCCAGCACCAGCTCGCGCTTGTGGTCGCGGCTGAGCAGGTTGAGGCTCAGTTGCCGCTGGCGCAGCCAGCTGTTGAGGAAGGTGTTGATGCGCTCCTGCCAGTCATCGCGAAACAGTGCATCGGGCTGCGGGATCAGCTTGCTCGGCGAAAGGAACAGGTCGAGCGCCGCCTTGGCGTTCTCGAACAGGGAAATGTTCAGGTTGATGCACAGCACCGCCAGCGGCTTGCCGGCCGGGTCGCGCAGCACGGTGCTCAGCGAGCGGATCTTCTGACCGTCCCAGTTGAGCTTTTCGTACGGGCCGATGTTGGTCTCGTCGGTGCCTTCCTCGAACATGTCCTCCAGGGCCGCATCATCGCCAACCTCGCGCTTGGACAGGTTGTTGGCGATGTAGTCGATCTTCTGGCTGCGCAAATCGTGCAGCACCACTTCGGCGTGGGGGAAGAACAGGGTGGCGATGGCGTCGGCGATGGCCCGGTAGTTGTGCAGGGCTGGATCGGGGCGGGGTGTGGGCATTCGGGCAGGCTCCAGGCGGTGTCAGCGCCCTTGGCGAAAGGGCGCTGGGAGTGTGCCGCAATCGCGGCCGGGCGTCACCCTTGCAGGCGGCGCGGCGACAGCATCGCGGCGTTCAGGCCAAAGCCCTTGAGGGGGTCGGGCAGGTCTTCGCCGCGCACCAGGGCCGCGCTGGCCTGGCCCATGGCCGGCGAGGTCTGGATACCATAGCCACCTTGCGCGGCGACCCAGAACAGGCCGGGAACCTGCGGATCGAATCCGGCTACCAGGTCGCCGTCGGCAACGAAGCTGCGCAACCCGGCCCAAGTGCGGGTCGGGCGACGAATGCTCAGGGTGGTGGCTTCTTCGATCTGGTAGATGCCCATGGCGATGTCCAGCTCTTCGGCCTGCACGTCATGAGGCTCGACCGGGTCGGCATTGGCCGGTGAACCGAGCAGCATGCCGGCGTCGGGTTTCATGTAGAACGACTCATCGAGGCTCACCAGCATTGGCCAGGCATGGCTGTCGATGCCTTCGGGGCCGGCGAAGATGAACGCGGCGCGACGTTTTGGCTGCAGGCCCAGTGGCTGGGCGCCAGCCAGTTCGCCGATCTTGTCGGCCCAGGCACCGGCCGCGTTGATCAGTACCGGGGCGCTGAACGTGCCCCGGCTGGTCTGCACCTGCCAGAGGCCGTCGGCGTCGCGGCTCAGGTGCTGCACTTCGCAGTCGCTGTGCACTTCACCCTGCTGGCGACGAATGCCGCGCAGGTAGCCCTGGTGCAGGGCGTCGGTGTCGATGTCGCTGGCACTCGGGTCGTACAGGGCCCCATGCACCTTGTCGCGGCGCAGCACTGGCAGGCGCGCGCAGGCCTGCTCGGCGCTGAGCAGCTCGACTTCAGGCACGCAGGCCTTGGCGTTCTGGTACTGGCGCTGCAGCTCTTCAGGGTCGCCGTTGAGGTCGACGGTCATTTCCCCGCGAGGGCTGAGCAACGGGTGCTCGGCGAAGCCCGCAGGCGGATGGTCGAAAAACTC carries:
- the moaD gene encoding molybdopterin converting factor subunit 1; the encoded protein is MSIKVMYFARYREALGVDAEKLEGSFATLDDVRKALVAKGGKHDVLSEQNLMCARNEELCKLDEPLEDGDEVAFFPPVTGG
- the moaE gene encoding molybdopterin synthase catalytic subunit MoaE, producing the protein MSVRVQSEPFDPGVEVNAMHAANVGVGAVVGFVGYVRDFNDGQEVAGMFLEHYPGMTEKALAKIVVEAEARWPLLKVEVLHRIGGLEPGEPIVFVGVASAHRQAAFDACNFIMDYLKTRAPFWKKEQTGVGPRWVEGKQSDEEAAGRW
- a CDS encoding ABC transporter substrate-binding protein; translation: MNKFTLISGLALSLMASSSLFAAGDTLRIGIEAAYPPFASKNDKGQIVGFDYDIGNALCAQMQVKCEWKEVEFDGLIPSLKVKKIDAALSSMTISEERKKSVDFTHKYYFTSSRLVMKKGAVVDDQYASLKGKTVGVQRATTTDRYASEVFEPKGIKVKRYGNNEEIYMDLASGRVDAIFADTIPLEDFLSMPRGADYAFTGPELKDPKYVGEGAGIAVRKGNGELVSRLNQAIDDIRANGEYQKIQARYFKSDIYGD
- a CDS encoding helix-turn-helix transcriptional regulator, which gives rise to MPTPRPDPALHNYRAIADAIATLFFPHAEVVLHDLRSQKIDYIANNLSKREVGDDAALEDMFEEGTDETNIGPYEKLNWDGQKIRSLSTVLRDPAGKPLAVLCINLNISLFENAKAALDLFLSPSKLIPQPDALFRDDWQERINTFLNSWLRQRQLSLNLLSRDHKRELVLALHAEGAFKGKSAANYVANVLGMGRATVYKHLKELKA
- a CDS encoding NAD(P)/FAD-dependent oxidoreductase, which gives rise to MQHADFIIIGAGIAGASTGFWLAGHGRVLLLERESQPGYHSTGRSAALYTAAYGTPQVRALTLASREFFDHPPAGFAEHPLLSPRGEMTVDLNGDPEELQRQYQNAKACVPEVELLSAEQACARLPVLRRDKVHGALYDPSASDIDTDALHQGYLRGIRRQQGEVHSDCEVQHLSRDADGLWQVQTSRGTFSAPVLINAAGAWADKIGELAGAQPLGLQPKRRAAFIFAGPEGIDSHAWPMLVSLDESFYMKPDAGMLLGSPANADPVEPHDVQAEELDIAMGIYQIEEATTLSIRRPTRTWAGLRSFVADGDLVAGFDPQVPGLFWVAAQGGYGIQTSPAMGQASAALVRGEDLPDPLKGFGLNAAMLSPRRLQG